A window from Erythrobacter sp. YJ-T3-07 encodes these proteins:
- the rdgB gene encoding RdgB/HAM1 family non-canonical purine NTP pyrophosphatase → MTRRIGSGKLVIATHNAGKLKEISALLAPYGVECISAGALGLPEPEETGTTFVENALIKARAAAQGSGIVSLADDSGLSVAALDGRPGVYTADWAERQWFEGEPGRDWYMAMGKVEGLLAQQGPDVDRSAAFHCTLALAWPDGEYAVYEGIAPGSLTWPPRGQLGFGYDPVFVPEGREQTFAEIDPAEKQTISHRADAFAKLVAEQFG, encoded by the coding sequence ATGACTCGCCGTATCGGCTCGGGCAAGCTCGTCATCGCGACGCATAATGCGGGCAAGCTGAAAGAGATTTCAGCCTTGCTCGCGCCTTATGGGGTCGAGTGCATCTCCGCCGGTGCACTCGGCCTGCCCGAGCCCGAGGAGACGGGCACCACCTTCGTCGAGAACGCGCTGATCAAGGCGCGCGCCGCGGCGCAAGGCTCGGGCATCGTCTCGCTGGCCGACGACAGCGGGTTGTCGGTCGCCGCGCTCGATGGGCGCCCCGGCGTCTACACCGCCGACTGGGCGGAGCGGCAGTGGTTCGAGGGCGAACCGGGCCGCGACTGGTACATGGCGATGGGCAAGGTCGAAGGCCTGCTCGCGCAGCAGGGACCGGACGTGGATCGCAGCGCGGCGTTTCACTGCACGCTGGCGCTCGCGTGGCCCGATGGCGAATACGCGGTGTACGAAGGCATAGCGCCCGGTTCGCTCACCTGGCCACCGCGCGGGCAGCTCGGCTTCGGCTACGATCCGGTGTTCGTGCCAGAGGGGCGCGAGCAGACCTTTGCCGAGATCGACCCTGCGGAAAAGCAAACGATCAGCCACCGCGCAGACGCCTTCGCCAAGCTGGTCGCCGAGCAGTTCGGCTAA
- the rph gene encoding ribonuclease PH, whose amino-acid sequence MRPSGRAPDQMRAISIETGFTKHAEGSCLISFGDTRVLCTASVENSVPPWMRGKGAGWVTGEYSMLPRATHTRGSREAARGKQSGRTQEIQRLIGRSLRAVVDMKKLGERQITLDCDVIQADGGTRTAAISGAWVALRLAIDGLKKSGAILEDPIMGKIAAVSCGIHKGTPVLDLDYDEDSSADADANFVLIEGGKIAEVQATAEGAAYDEEALLRLLRLAQMGCGEIFKAQDAAVK is encoded by the coding sequence ATGCGACCTTCAGGCCGCGCGCCGGACCAAATGCGCGCCATCTCCATCGAAACCGGTTTCACCAAGCACGCGGAGGGCAGCTGCCTGATCAGCTTCGGCGATACCCGCGTGCTGTGCACCGCCAGCGTCGAAAACTCCGTGCCGCCGTGGATGCGCGGCAAGGGCGCGGGCTGGGTCACCGGCGAATACTCGATGCTTCCGCGCGCGACGCACACCCGTGGCAGCCGTGAGGCGGCGCGCGGCAAGCAGTCGGGCCGGACGCAGGAAATTCAGCGCCTGATCGGCCGCTCCCTGCGCGCGGTGGTCGACATGAAGAAGCTCGGCGAACGCCAGATCACGCTCGATTGCGACGTCATCCAGGCCGATGGCGGCACGCGTACCGCGGCGATTTCCGGCGCGTGGGTCGCGCTGCGGCTCGCGATCGACGGCCTCAAGAAGTCGGGTGCGATCCTCGAAGACCCGATCATGGGCAAGATTGCCGCCGTTTCCTGTGGCATCCACAAGGGCACCCCGGTGCTCGACCTCGATTACGACGAAGACAGCTCGGCCGATGCCGATGCCAACTTCGTGCTGATCGAAGGCGGCAAGATCGCCGAAGTGCAGGCCACCGCCGAAGGCGCAGCCTATGACGAGGAAGCGCTGCTGCGCCTGCTGCGCCTCGCGCAGATGGGCTGCGGCGAGATCTTCAAGGCACAGGACGCGGCGGTGAAATGA
- a CDS encoding DUF6438 domain-containing protein, with protein sequence MIRTLSICALPLAIAGCVTPATGPGSTASVEKIDYAVTPCFGFCPSFTLSVSQDGSGAYHGERFVQQKGAASFTASPEEVEAFARRLAPFRPETSVKYGYEKCDGPVATDSPSVKITWHEAGKKPVTLDWYIGCRQPGLAENRDALYQAWQELPVDELVGTAENRQIYDQNR encoded by the coding sequence ATGATCCGCACTTTATCGATTTGCGCGCTGCCCCTCGCCATCGCAGGCTGCGTCACGCCTGCAACAGGGCCCGGCAGCACGGCTTCGGTCGAGAAAATCGACTATGCCGTGACCCCGTGCTTCGGCTTCTGCCCGTCCTTCACGCTTTCCGTGTCGCAGGATGGCAGCGGGGCCTATCACGGCGAGCGTTTCGTGCAGCAAAAGGGCGCAGCATCCTTCACCGCCAGCCCGGAGGAGGTCGAGGCCTTCGCCCGGCGGCTCGCCCCGTTCCGCCCGGAAACCTCGGTCAAGTACGGGTACGAGAAGTGCGACGGGCCGGTGGCGACCGATTCCCCGTCGGTAAAGATCACCTGGCACGAGGCGGGCAAAAAGCCGGTCACGCTCGACTGGTATATCGGCTGCCGCCAGCCCGGCCTCGCCGAGAACCGCGACGCGCTCTACCAGGCCTGGCAGGAGCTGCCGGTGGACGAGCTTGTCGGCACCGCCGAGAACCGCCAGATTTACGACCAGAACAGATGA
- the hrcA gene encoding heat-inducible transcriptional repressor HrcA, with protein sequence MSTPPLTELTARTRDIFRVVVEQYLATGQPVGSKTLAEGGAVDLSPASIRSVLADLEKLGLLAAPHVSAGRKPTESGLRLFVDGMMQITQPSEDERRAIEAKLGDPGPLEARLEAASAMLSDLSGAAGMVFVPTAERRLAQMSFVPLDAARALAVLVDANGQIENRLIELGGVDSATLDRASNYLSARLANRSLGEALKEIEHEIDSGRSALDAASSNLVRRGIAMWSEAPDRNPVLIVRGQAKLLDDEAVGDVERVRQLLDELENKQAVAEVLERARGAQATRIYIGSENRLFALSGSSVIASPFRDREGNIVGVLGVIGPTRLNYARIVPMVDFTAQSLGRLTG encoded by the coding sequence ATGAGCACCCCGCCGCTGACAGAACTGACCGCCCGCACGCGCGACATCTTTCGCGTGGTGGTGGAACAGTATCTGGCGACGGGGCAGCCGGTCGGATCGAAAACGCTGGCCGAGGGTGGGGCGGTCGACCTCTCGCCCGCCTCCATCCGCTCGGTACTGGCGGATCTCGAAAAGCTCGGCCTGCTGGCTGCGCCGCATGTTTCCGCCGGGCGCAAGCCGACCGAGAGCGGGCTGCGGCTGTTCGTCGACGGGATGATGCAGATCACCCAGCCGAGCGAGGACGAGCGGCGCGCGATCGAGGCCAAGCTGGGCGATCCCGGCCCGCTCGAAGCGCGGCTGGAGGCGGCCAGTGCGATGCTGTCCGACCTGTCGGGCGCGGCGGGCATGGTGTTCGTGCCCACGGCGGAGCGGCGGCTGGCGCAGATGAGCTTCGTCCCGCTGGACGCCGCGCGCGCGCTCGCGGTGCTGGTCGATGCGAACGGGCAGATCGAGAACCGGCTGATCGAACTCGGCGGAGTCGACAGCGCCACGCTGGACCGGGCCTCCAACTATCTCTCCGCGCGCCTCGCCAATCGCAGCCTTGGCGAAGCGCTGAAGGAAATCGAGCACGAGATCGACAGCGGGCGCAGCGCGCTGGACGCGGCGAGCAGCAATCTGGTGCGCCGCGGGATCGCGATGTGGAGCGAGGCGCCCGATCGCAATCCGGTGCTGATCGTGCGCGGGCAGGCCAAGCTGCTCGACGACGAGGCGGTCGGCGATGTCGAACGGGTGCGGCAACTGCTCGACGAGCTGGAAAACAAGCAGGCGGTGGCCGAGGTGCTGGAGCGCGCGCGCGGGGCGCAGGCTACGCGGATCTACATAGGCAGCGAAAATCGCCTCTTCGCGCTCAGCGGGTCGTCTGTTATCGCCTCTCCCTTCCGCGATCGCGAGGGGAACATCGTGGGGGTACTGGGGGTTATCGGCCCCACGCGCTTGAACTACGCGCGCATCGTTCCCATGGTGGATTTCACCGCACAATCACTGGGCCGATTGACCGGCTAA
- a CDS encoding nucleotide exchange factor GrpE, with translation MQEEHDPKDEPVREDSKLDAEAERELAGVPEHLRDQGDDGDDESEQGVAKLAEAVAKLNEELETARQEVLYARAETQNVRRRMEKDIADTRAYSATGFARDILSVSDNLSRAIDSIPEELREDGKFKGLVAGIEATQRELDRVFGQHGVTRVAAMGLPLDPNVHQAMMEIPSDEAEPGTVVQEMQAGYLIRDRLLRPALVGVAKKPD, from the coding sequence ATGCAAGAAGAACATGATCCCAAGGACGAGCCTGTCCGCGAAGACAGCAAGCTCGACGCGGAAGCCGAACGTGAACTGGCAGGCGTCCCCGAACACCTGCGCGACCAGGGCGACGATGGCGACGACGAGAGCGAGCAGGGCGTAGCCAAGCTTGCCGAGGCGGTCGCGAAGCTCAACGAAGAGCTGGAGACCGCACGGCAGGAGGTGCTCTACGCACGCGCCGAGACGCAGAACGTGCGCCGCCGGATGGAAAAGGACATTGCCGACACGCGTGCCTATTCGGCGACCGGCTTTGCCCGCGACATCCTGTCGGTTTCGGACAATCTGTCGCGCGCGATCGATTCCATCCCCGAAGAGCTGCGCGAAGACGGCAAGTTCAAGGGGCTGGTCGCCGGGATCGAGGCGACCCAGCGCGAGCTCGACCGCGTGTTCGGCCAGCATGGCGTGACGCGCGTGGCCGCGATGGGCCTGCCGCTCGACCCCAACGTGCATCAGGCGATGATGGAAATTCCCAGCGACGAGGCCGAGCCGGGCACCGTCGTTCAGGAGATGCAGGCCGGCTATCTGATCCGCGATCGCCTGCTGCGCCCTGCGCTGGTCGGTGTCGCGAAGAAGCCGGACTGA
- a CDS encoding glycine zipper domain-containing protein yields MIANKSKTRFALIPVAMISALSLSACAENYSAEGGLGGAALGAGIAAVTGGDITRYALAGAAAGALAGYFVDKNDNCDGYDRDGYLDEDCFGTRGYPADPRR; encoded by the coding sequence ATGATTGCCAACAAAAGCAAGACCCGTTTCGCCCTCATCCCCGTGGCGATGATTTCCGCCCTCTCGCTCAGCGCATGTGCGGAAAACTACTCGGCCGAAGGCGGCCTGGGCGGCGCAGCGCTGGGCGCAGGCATTGCCGCGGTGACCGGCGGCGACATCACGCGTTACGCGCTGGCCGGTGCTGCTGCAGGCGCGCTGGCGGGCTATTTCGTCGACAAGAACGACAACTGCGACGGTTACGACCGCGACGGCTATCTGGACGAGGATTGCTTCGGCACGCGCGGCTATCCGGCCGATCCGCGTCGCTAA
- a CDS encoding indoleamine 2,3-dioxygenase: MCRPGGPTRARRMVPTMELSNYGMSRERGYLSHYEIDAITLPSQFDPIVQAAGNLSALLTTGRVRHWLDALPDPQIGEWAKDAPEEEVRTAMVHYSFLVQAYVWGEDDPPAHLPANLSRPMVALADRLGQAPLLPYSGYVLDNWYRLDKSGPIALDNIAMHQNFLGGADENWFVLVHVAIEAEAGVLLDNAAKLVTVCRDGDEDTALTLLKEMDEAWERIYAHFARMPERCDPYVYFHRVRPYIHGWANNPALDGGLVYEGIETFGGKPQAFRGQTGSQSSIVPAMDALFQVGHSDDPLKSFLDELHAYRPVEHRRFIEDLAAQSTLRSFVAESGNTALKDAFNACLEQAARFRTRHLEYAASYINKQAGSIAGNDPDVGTGGTPFMKYLKKHRDENRAQVVD; this comes from the coding sequence ATGTGCCGTCCGGGCGGCCCAACCCGCGCCCGGCGAATGGTCCCAACAATGGAGCTGAGCAATTACGGCATGTCGCGGGAACGCGGCTACCTTTCGCATTACGAAATCGACGCGATCACCCTCCCCTCACAGTTTGATCCGATTGTGCAGGCCGCAGGCAATCTTTCCGCCCTGCTGACCACTGGCCGCGTGCGTCACTGGCTGGACGCGCTGCCCGATCCGCAGATCGGCGAATGGGCCAAGGACGCACCCGAGGAAGAGGTCCGCACCGCGATGGTGCACTATTCCTTCCTGGTGCAGGCCTACGTGTGGGGCGAGGACGATCCCCCCGCGCACCTTCCCGCCAACCTTTCCCGCCCGATGGTCGCGCTGGCCGACCGGCTCGGCCAGGCGCCGCTGCTGCCCTATTCGGGGTATGTGCTCGACAACTGGTACCGGCTCGACAAGTCGGGCCCGATCGCGCTCGACAATATCGCCATGCACCAGAACTTCCTCGGCGGTGCGGACGAGAACTGGTTCGTGCTGGTCCACGTCGCGATCGAGGCCGAGGCGGGCGTGCTGCTCGACAATGCGGCCAAGCTGGTCACCGTGTGCCGCGATGGCGACGAGGATACCGCGCTCACCCTGCTGAAGGAGATGGATGAAGCGTGGGAGCGGATCTACGCGCACTTCGCGCGGATGCCCGAGCGGTGCGATCCGTACGTCTATTTCCACCGGGTGCGCCCCTACATCCACGGCTGGGCCAACAACCCCGCGCTGGACGGCGGACTGGTGTACGAAGGGATCGAGACATTCGGCGGCAAGCCGCAGGCGTTTCGCGGGCAGACCGGATCGCAGTCCTCCATCGTTCCGGCGATGGATGCGCTGTTCCAGGTCGGCCACAGCGACGACCCGCTCAAGAGCTTCCTCGATGAGCTGCACGCCTATCGTCCGGTCGAGCATCGGCGCTTCATCGAAGACCTCGCCGCGCAATCGACGCTGCGCAGCTTTGTGGCCGAGAGCGGCAATACGGCGCTGAAGGACGCGTTCAACGCCTGCCTCGAACAGGCGGCGCGGTTCCGCACGCGGCATCTCGAATATGCGGCGAGCTACATCAACAAGCAGGCGGGCAGCATCGCGGGGAACGACCCCGATGTCGGTACCGGCGGCACGCCCTTCATGAAGTATCTGAAGAAGCACCGCGACGAGAACCGCGCACAGGTGGTCGACTGA
- a CDS encoding vgr related protein: MDHPIDTETHETRVAPCPAGGERRLTPSEVALAQSVFGTAIDYRKVTIRRRKWAFFQPKNTTMAPRGHLHFHPDAAGYCDDFSAGNHHSQGHFIHEMTHVWQTQTRGEWYLPLHRHPWCRYDYSIKPGWGLAKYGIEQQAEIVKHAFWLRNGVRVAGIASRETYDLLVRFPGAKP; encoded by the coding sequence ATGGATCACCCGATAGATACCGAGACGCATGAGACCCGCGTCGCTCCCTGCCCTGCGGGTGGGGAGCGGCGGCTGACACCGAGCGAGGTCGCGCTGGCGCAATCGGTGTTCGGCACCGCAATCGATTATCGCAAGGTCACCATCCGGCGGCGCAAGTGGGCGTTCTTCCAGCCGAAGAACACCACCATGGCCCCGCGCGGCCACCTGCATTTCCACCCCGATGCGGCAGGGTATTGCGACGATTTCTCCGCCGGAAATCACCATTCGCAGGGCCATTTCATCCACGAGATGACGCACGTGTGGCAGACCCAGACCAGGGGCGAGTGGTACCTGCCGCTCCACCGCCATCCCTGGTGCCGTTACGACTACAGCATCAAACCCGGCTGGGGCCTCGCAAAATACGGGATCGAACAGCAGGCCGAGATCGTGAAGCATGCCTTCTGGCTGAGGAACGGCGTGCGCGTGGCGGGCATCGCCAGCCGCGAGACCTATGATCTGCTGGTGCGCTTTCCGGGGGCAAAGCCTTGA
- a CDS encoding copper chaperone PCu(A)C, with amino-acid sequence MKSIYLACALGLGAVTLAGCDQKPAEEEVAAAPLTASEGKLFLPAVSGNPGAVYFKLENPGDKAISVRKADVEGAGSAELHDYMEYDDTEMGSIGVVTVQPGETVSFEPGGKHVMAFDLSPDLKPESATSVTLTMAGGKTMSFDVDVLPADAER; translated from the coding sequence ATGAAATCGATTTACCTCGCCTGCGCACTTGGCCTTGGTGCCGTGACACTGGCCGGATGCGATCAGAAACCCGCCGAGGAAGAGGTCGCCGCCGCACCGCTGACCGCCAGCGAGGGCAAGCTGTTCCTGCCCGCGGTTTCAGGCAATCCGGGGGCGGTCTATTTCAAGCTGGAGAACCCGGGCGACAAGGCGATTTCGGTCCGCAAGGCCGACGTGGAAGGCGCGGGAAGCGCGGAATTGCACGATTACATGGAATATGACGATACCGAGATGGGATCGATCGGCGTGGTCACCGTGCAGCCGGGCGAAACCGTCTCCTTCGAACCGGGCGGCAAGCACGTGATGGCGTTCGACCTCTCGCCCGATCTCAAGCCTGAAAGCGCCACCTCGGTCACCCTGACCATGGCCGGGGGCAAGACGATGTCGTTCGACGTCGACGTGCTGCCCGCCGACGCGGAACGCTGA
- the dnaK gene encoding molecular chaperone DnaK, with the protein MAKVIGIDLGTTNSCVAVMDGGKPKVIENAEGARTTPSIVAFTKDGERLIGQPAKRQAVTNPDNTVFAVKRLIGRRFEDPLTKKDMELVPYNIVKGNNGDAWVEAGGDKYSPSQISAFILQKMKETAESYLGETVTQAVITVPAYFNDAQRQATKDAGQIAGLEVLRIINEPTAAALAYGLDKDENKTIAVYDLGGGTFDISILEVGDGVFEVKSTNGDTFLGGEDFDSAIVEYLAEQFKSKENMDLKQDKLALQRLKEAAEKAKIELSSAQQTEVNLPFITARMEGGSSTPLHLVETLTRSKLEQLVGDLVKRTLDPCKKALEDAGLKTGEIDEVILVGGMTRMPKVREVVEEFFGKKPHTGVNPDEVVAMGAAIQAGVLQGDVKDVLLLDVTPLSLGIETLGGIMTKMIDRNTTIPTKKTQVYSTAEDNQQAVTIRVFQGEREMAADNKLLGQFDLVGIPPAPRGVPQVEVTFDIDANGIVNVSAKDKGTGKEQQIRIQASGGLSDNDIESMVKDAERFAEEDKKRREAAEARNQADNLVHATEKQVQENGDKIDASLKSDVEAAIAETKTALEGDDVDAINAKAQALTEVAMKMGQQIYEKEQASGGADAGQAGDAGASSSQDEDVVDAEFSEVDDSAGDSDNADRS; encoded by the coding sequence ATGGCAAAAGTAATTGGTATCGACCTCGGTACGACGAACTCGTGTGTCGCGGTCATGGATGGGGGCAAACCCAAGGTCATCGAGAACGCGGAAGGTGCACGCACCACGCCCTCGATCGTGGCCTTCACCAAGGATGGCGAGCGCCTGATCGGCCAGCCGGCCAAGCGCCAGGCCGTCACCAATCCGGACAACACCGTTTTCGCGGTGAAGCGCCTGATCGGTCGCCGGTTCGAAGACCCGCTGACCAAGAAGGACATGGAGCTGGTCCCCTACAACATCGTCAAGGGCAACAATGGCGATGCATGGGTCGAAGCGGGCGGCGACAAGTATTCGCCCAGCCAGATTTCCGCCTTCATCCTGCAGAAGATGAAGGAAACCGCCGAGAGCTATCTCGGTGAGACCGTGACGCAGGCGGTCATCACCGTGCCTGCGTACTTCAACGACGCACAGCGTCAGGCGACCAAGGACGCCGGCCAGATCGCAGGCCTCGAAGTTCTGCGCATTATCAACGAGCCGACCGCGGCCGCGCTCGCCTACGGCCTCGACAAGGACGAGAACAAGACCATCGCGGTCTATGACCTTGGCGGCGGTACGTTCGACATCTCGATCCTCGAAGTCGGCGACGGCGTGTTCGAAGTGAAGTCGACCAACGGCGACACCTTCCTCGGCGGTGAAGACTTCGACAGCGCGATCGTCGAATATCTGGCCGAGCAGTTCAAATCCAAGGAAAACATGGATTTGAAGCAGGACAAGCTGGCCCTGCAGCGCCTCAAGGAAGCCGCCGAAAAGGCGAAGATCGAGCTTTCGAGCGCACAGCAGACCGAAGTGAACCTGCCCTTCATCACCGCGCGCATGGAAGGCGGCAGCTCCACGCCGCTGCACCTCGTCGAAACGCTGACCCGCTCGAAGCTGGAACAGCTGGTCGGCGATCTGGTCAAGCGTACGCTCGATCCGTGCAAGAAGGCGCTCGAAGACGCAGGCCTCAAGACCGGCGAAATCGACGAAGTGATCCTGGTCGGCGGGATGACCCGCATGCCCAAGGTCCGCGAAGTCGTGGAAGAGTTCTTCGGCAAGAAGCCACACACCGGCGTGAACCCCGACGAAGTCGTCGCCATGGGTGCAGCGATCCAGGCGGGCGTCCTGCAGGGCGACGTCAAGGACGTGCTGCTGCTCGACGTGACGCCGCTGTCGCTGGGTATCGAAACGCTGGGCGGGATCATGACCAAGATGATCGACCGCAACACGACGATCCCGACCAAGAAGACGCAGGTCTATTCGACTGCCGAGGACAACCAGCAGGCGGTGACGATCCGCGTGTTCCAGGGCGAGCGCGAGATGGCAGCGGACAACAAGCTGCTCGGCCAGTTCGATCTGGTCGGCATCCCGCCCGCACCGCGCGGCGTGCCGCAGGTGGAAGTTACCTTCGACATCGACGCCAACGGCATCGTGAACGTGTCCGCCAAGGACAAGGGCACGGGCAAGGAACAGCAGATCCGCATCCAGGCCTCGGGCGGTCTGTCGGACAACGACATCGAATCGATGGTCAAGGACGCCGAACGCTTCGCCGAAGAGGACAAGAAGCGGCGCGAAGCTGCCGAGGCGCGCAACCAGGCCGATAACCTGGTCCACGCGACCGAGAAGCAGGTTCAGGAAAACGGCGACAAGATCGACGCTTCGCTCAAGTCCGATGTCGAGGCAGCTATTGCCGAGACCAAGACCGCGCTCGAAGGCGACGATGTCGACGCGATCAATGCCAAGGCTCAGGCGCTGACCGAAGTGGCCATGAAGATGGGCCAGCAGATCTACGAGAAGGAACAGGCCAGCGGCGGCGCAGATGCCGGGCAGGCCGGCGATGCAGGCGCATCGTCCTCGCAGGACGAAGACGTCGTCGACGCCGAGTTCTCCGAAGTAGACGACAGCGCTGGCGACAGCGACAACGCCGACCGGTCCTGA